The Roseofilum reptotaenium CS-1145 genome contains the following window.
CCCTCTATCTTGTACCATCACCTTCGCCGAGTCTAAACCCAACATGGTTGGGGCATTGGGGCCATAAATATCAGCATCAATTAACCCAACTTTGGCCCCAGTTTGGGCTAAAGCGACGGCCACATTCACTGCCACCGTACTTTTGCCCACTCCCCCTTTACCACTGGAAATGGCAATAATATTTTTCACGCCCTCAATCCCTTGGCGATCGGGTAAGGTATTCTTGAATTGGGGCGTTTCTGCTGTCACCTCAATATTCACCGCTTGAACCCCTGGGAGCTGTTTCACCGCTTTCGTACAGTCTTCGACAATAAATTCCCGCAGTGGACAAGCGGGAGTGGTCAGCACCAAAGTGAAATTCACATTTCCCTGGGCATCAATCTCAATCTGGCGAATCATATTCAATTCCACCAAACTTTTCCGCAGTTCTGGGTCTTCCACAGGTCGCAGGACTTCTAAAACGGATTGGGGATCAAGGGTCAAAGTCATAAGGATTTGCTATTGGCTGTTGATTATTCCGACGTTACTTATCAAATCTTAACGCCCTTGGGCAGTTCTCATCGGTTTTCATACGGGTTGACTTAAAATCCAAAATCTACCGAGTTTCCTGGATGGGTTTTCTTTCCAGGGCCACCTTGAAGAGCCGCCTTCTCTGCTGCTTTGGCTAGAGCTTCGGCGACTTTGGCTGCATAGGGACGAATAAACGACCAAATCAGAGGAGAGAGCCATCCGCGCAGGGTGACTGAATAGGAGATGCGAGTGCCCCAAACCGTTGATTCGACTTGGTAGATCATCCTCTCTTCAATTCCGGGCATCGCCAAAATTCTAATGCTTAAGAGTTCTCCGGGTCTGACTCGTTCGACAAAAATGCGAATTGGAATGGGGCTTAACCTAGTCACGGCCCTAAAAATTAGCCCCGGTTTGGGAACCAAACCCCTAGGGACATTGGTTCGTGCTAAGAGGGGATGC
Protein-coding sequences here:
- a CDS encoding SRPBCC family protein; the protein is MPDFLSKLLGRKSRRVRCTLAKTYRVISSASVDDLWQTVVDFADVSWHPLLARTNVPRGLVPKPGLIFRAVTRLSPIPIRIFVERVRPGELLSIRILAMPGIEERMIYQVESTVWGTRISYSVTLRGWLSPLIWSFIRPYAAKVAEALAKAAEKAALQGGPGKKTHPGNSVDFGF